One window of Dyadobacter sandarakinus genomic DNA carries:
- a CDS encoding YtxH domain-containing protein, with protein MSSNAKHLATFILGAAAGVAAHKYLQSEEGEKLLEDLKSKANNLKTDAEGAIDKAPEYFDELKSKGTEKLKNSFPDAEGFFKELYAKFVGNKEDEPVTATPENTPIPDPIS; from the coding sequence ATGAGCAGTAACGCGAAACACCTTGCCACATTTATCCTGGGCGCAGCTGCGGGAGTAGCCGCACATAAGTACCTTCAGTCAGAGGAAGGAGAGAAACTTCTGGAGGACCTGAAAAGTAAGGCCAACAACCTCAAAACCGATGCGGAAGGTGCTATTGACAAAGCACCGGAGTACTTCGATGAGCTGAAATCCAAGGGGACGGAAAAGCTCAAAAACAGTTTTCCTGATGCCGAAGGCTTTTTTAAAGAGCTCTATGCCAAATTCGTCGGCAACAAGGAGGATGAGCCGGTCACCGCAACGCC
- a CDS encoding SIMPL domain-containing protein: MKKAILLGALLLGAVSFPSFSQTKTSHADTRKIEVAGFSEMEIVPDEIYFNISLREYFEDEKNQKNKVGISTLEKQLIQAVTAAGFPKEALSLSGIGGFQNYIDNKKKPASFLESKQYELKVDKGDKLDAVLAKVDSRGINFANVARVDHSKKEEFKKQVKVAALKDAKEKAGYLVKALDEDLGQVLEIRELDESVYYPQPMMMKARAFTQAEAADAVPDSDVQYQKIKISYRMQAAFEIQ, translated from the coding sequence ATGAAAAAAGCTATTTTGCTGGGTGCCCTTTTGCTGGGCGCAGTTTCATTTCCCTCTTTCTCACAAACTAAAACTTCCCATGCCGATACCCGCAAGATTGAGGTAGCCGGTTTTTCTGAAATGGAGATCGTACCCGATGAGATTTATTTTAACATTTCCCTGAGGGAGTACTTTGAAGACGAAAAAAACCAGAAGAACAAGGTTGGTATCAGCACACTGGAAAAACAGCTGATACAGGCAGTAACTGCCGCCGGTTTTCCAAAGGAAGCATTATCCCTGAGCGGAATAGGCGGCTTTCAGAATTATATCGACAACAAGAAAAAGCCTGCATCTTTCCTCGAAAGCAAGCAGTACGAGCTCAAAGTAGACAAAGGTGATAAGCTGGACGCCGTACTGGCCAAAGTGGATAGCCGGGGTATTAACTTCGCCAATGTAGCGCGGGTTGACCATTCCAAAAAAGAGGAATTCAAGAAACAAGTGAAGGTGGCAGCATTGAAGGACGCCAAAGAAAAGGCCGGCTACCTTGTCAAAGCATTGGATGAAGACCTGGGTCAGGTGCTCGAAATCCGCGAGCTGGACGAATCGGTGTATTATCCGCAGCCCATGATGATGAAGGCACGGGCATTCACACAGGCCGAGGCGGCAGACGCAGTACCCGACAGCGATGTTCAGTATCAGAAGATTAAAATCAGCTACCGGATGCAGGCCGCTTTTGAAATTCAGTAA
- a CDS encoding MarR family winged helix-turn-helix transcriptional regulator gives MTHHSDHRAYFFKIDTTIKKIRNALQKELNEAGFDLTVDQWVLIDHIFRKQGVSQNELAELTFKDPPTVTRIIDLLEKKGLVQRGPAAGDRRKFNLFLTKDGESIYDQAFPIVADIRRKGWGSLNDSDYQHFVRIMDSIYANFT, from the coding sequence ATGACACATCATTCCGATCATCGTGCCTACTTTTTCAAGATAGATACGACCATCAAAAAGATTCGAAATGCCTTGCAAAAGGAGCTTAACGAAGCTGGCTTTGACCTGACTGTCGACCAGTGGGTGCTGATTGACCATATTTTCCGTAAGCAGGGCGTCAGCCAGAACGAACTTGCCGAGCTTACCTTCAAAGACCCGCCTACCGTCACCCGCATTATTGATCTGCTCGAAAAGAAAGGCCTTGTCCAGCGCGGACCGGCAGCCGGGGACCGTCGTAAATTCAATTTATTTCTGACGAAAGACGGAGAGTCCATTTACGACCAGGCATTCCCGATTGTAGCCGATATCAGGCGCAAAGGGTGGGGTAGTCTCAATGACTCTGACTACCAGCATTTTGTACGGATTATGGATTCAATCTACGCTAATTTCACCTGA
- a CDS encoding M12 family metallo-peptidase, protein MMAKQILRINLPVLAIALLLCLVNVAWAQHQTFIQAINPQDIPSTQEVREYVTRLKRNPDLAAYYFIKLNPLASSQQDGVLQLDIPGRNRPVRAEVSHVEYYSDTEYEWIGKTDEDRGTVIVISKRGKVSAHISTPEGVYEILPAPSGMHCLHVIDPRVADDVGCATTSSDGKDHVNERIAADQVPQSGNQNAKLWPCQEVPTPRILVLYTPKALALVSSPAELASYADLSLAQFKSAIYNSGISSVAIPTIVGLAPINFVEDHNSLKDDILKLCTDPAAKNLRNQYQADLVIMYTDGMYGNGLARGASKTQTLKSDSSYSIVELWCTTSRKTFAHELGHLYGCRHDEDDSAQPTYAKGYNIKNGLGIVTDRTLMVAKNISDNQAQTRLLNFSNPNIQVSGRATGTANENNALRVSQSASIIAGFRPNPPPHPVAYVDGPTYVTSPGIKSYEVSYSCGVGSYSIVWDYSYDGVNYLASNITSDVFTWPFYQNQKIWLRATVSSGGLSVSAFISITAQMPSPYKTGNKAAIEQEGEDFIISPNPSAGNIAINYQLNVDADVSLEVLDHSRNVAATIQNSEMQHKGWHSKQWNSAQLSSGTYIIRLVKSGIATTQQILIAR, encoded by the coding sequence ATGATGGCAAAACAAATACTTCGCATTAATCTGCCTGTGCTGGCAATCGCACTCCTGCTCTGCCTTGTAAACGTTGCATGGGCGCAACATCAAACATTTATTCAGGCGATAAATCCACAAGACATTCCTTCCACTCAGGAAGTCAGGGAATATGTAACCCGCCTGAAAAGAAACCCTGATCTGGCTGCATATTACTTTATCAAATTGAATCCGCTGGCTTCATCGCAGCAAGATGGCGTGCTGCAACTGGACATTCCCGGCAGGAACAGACCCGTGCGTGCAGAAGTCAGCCATGTTGAGTACTACTCAGACACAGAATACGAGTGGATCGGGAAAACAGATGAAGACAGGGGAACGGTGATAGTCATTTCCAAACGTGGTAAAGTTTCAGCTCACATTTCAACACCGGAAGGAGTTTATGAAATATTACCGGCACCTTCCGGAATGCATTGCCTGCATGTGATTGATCCGCGCGTGGCGGATGATGTAGGTTGTGCAACAACATCGTCAGATGGAAAAGATCATGTGAATGAACGCATAGCTGCTGATCAGGTACCGCAATCAGGTAATCAAAATGCAAAATTATGGCCCTGTCAGGAAGTTCCCACACCGCGAATCCTGGTACTATACACGCCGAAAGCACTGGCGCTGGTAAGTAGTCCTGCAGAATTAGCAAGTTATGCTGACTTGTCACTTGCCCAGTTTAAGTCAGCAATTTATAACAGCGGAATTTCCAGTGTCGCAATTCCTACAATCGTCGGACTTGCCCCGATCAATTTTGTAGAAGATCATAATAGTCTTAAAGATGACATACTCAAGTTGTGCACAGATCCCGCTGCCAAGAATCTTCGTAATCAGTATCAAGCAGACTTGGTCATAATGTATACTGACGGAATGTATGGGAACGGGCTCGCGAGAGGCGCATCTAAGACTCAAACCTTAAAAAGTGACAGTTCTTACTCCATCGTTGAACTCTGGTGCACTACGTCACGGAAAACTTTTGCTCATGAATTAGGCCATTTATACGGCTGCAGGCATGATGAAGATGACTCTGCTCAGCCAACATATGCGAAGGGTTATAACATAAAGAATGGCCTGGGGATAGTTACGGATAGGACCTTGATGGTCGCTAAGAATATTAGTGATAATCAAGCTCAAACCCGCCTCCTAAACTTTTCTAACCCCAACATTCAGGTAAGTGGCCGGGCGACAGGAACCGCTAATGAGAATAATGCACTGCGTGTGAGTCAAAGCGCGTCCATTATTGCAGGATTTCGACCCAATCCACCGCCTCATCCTGTTGCCTATGTAGACGGTCCTACCTACGTTACCAGCCCCGGCATTAAAAGCTATGAAGTCTCATATAGTTGCGGAGTAGGATCTTACAGTATTGTCTGGGATTACAGCTATGACGGCGTCAACTACCTTGCTTCAAACATTACCTCGGATGTATTTACCTGGCCCTTTTACCAAAATCAGAAGATATGGCTTAGAGCCACAGTAAGCAGCGGCGGATTATCTGTATCTGCGTTTATCTCCATCACTGCTCAAATGCCAAGCCCGTATAAGACCGGAAACAAAGCTGCCATTGAGCAGGAAGGCGAAGACTTTATCATTTCACCCAATCCCTCTGCAGGAAATATCGCTATCAATTATCAGCTGAATGTTGATGCAGATGTATCACTGGAGGTGCTTGATCACTCGAGAAATGTGGCAGCGACGATTCAAAACAGCGAAATGCAGCATAAAGGCTGGCATTCAAAGCAGTGGAACAGTGCGCAATTATCTTCAGGAACATATATCATCCGGTTGGTAAAAAGTGGCATCGCAACTACTCAGCAAATTTTAATTGCAAGATGA
- a CDS encoding phosphoenolpyruvate carboxylase: protein MNNSFQDAVVTKYNIFNSLFLSLPYRGIFQTGSLLPILTQQSEIGFQEGKTPRQIIEHFFSELLETATPKERADLLFAFIQYIERQVVLFDSVEDAAFDLTHDLAGKGSVSYFTERLDSPELKKKLLAKLEDFSVRIVLTAHPTQFYSGKVLGIINDLEDAIKKNDFTEVNQLLLQLGKTAFINHEKPTPFDEAVSLCWFLENVYYDAIPSIMVKLINGLGMSVHDWPYPNVFRLGFWPGGDRDGNPFVNPEITLMVADRLRETVLRGYYRDLRTLKRRLTFKGVDEAVSLAEKKMNSTIFGPYEEGYNNPEELIDELLKAREVLVSKHQGLFVELLDSFILKLNLFGFFFASLDIRQDSRKHTKAWEDILKRLEKKIPLLKYSDFEGWDEDKKIDLLLSLNIPLRDEDYEDPLTKDILGSIRAIKTIQEKSGENGAHRYVISNNTSALNVMQVVALAKNLIADEDGKLALDVVPLFETVDDLANAPDIMRRLYQNDYYRTHVQNRDNHQTIMVGFSDGTKDGGYLRANWSIYRAKEELTKVSREFGIKVTFFDGRGGPPARGGGNNHNFYSSLGSDIEDKEIQLTVQGQTISSNYGTVTTAMYNLERLFTAGLENHLFRDNRVVDELAPEDKELIEEMAEAAYNSYLDLKRHPKFVKYLDKKTPLRFYGQTNIGSRPTKRGNDDEGLKFEDLRAIPFVGSWAQMKQNVPGFYGFGTAIKQMAEAGRKDAIAQLYQKSLFFRTLIENSMQSLSKAFFPATKYLRDEEEYREFWDKMYDEFLLTRDQLLEVSGQKELLDSNNVTKVSIKTRERIVLPLITIQQYALQMLAEDPKNLPVDVETYNQLIVRAMFGIINAARNSA from the coding sequence ATGAATAACAGTTTTCAGGACGCAGTCGTAACGAAATACAATATTTTTAATAGCCTTTTTCTGAGCCTGCCATACCGGGGTATTTTCCAGACAGGCTCTTTGCTTCCCATCCTGACCCAGCAAAGTGAGATCGGGTTTCAGGAGGGTAAAACCCCAAGGCAGATTATTGAACATTTCTTTTCGGAACTGCTGGAAACTGCCACGCCCAAGGAGCGGGCAGACCTGCTTTTTGCATTCATACAGTACATTGAAAGACAAGTAGTTCTGTTTGATTCGGTAGAGGATGCTGCATTTGACCTTACCCATGATCTGGCCGGAAAAGGTTCCGTCAGCTATTTTACAGAGCGGCTCGACAGTCCTGAACTGAAAAAGAAGCTGCTTGCCAAGCTTGAAGATTTCAGTGTCCGCATCGTGCTTACAGCACATCCTACCCAGTTTTATTCGGGCAAGGTGCTGGGCATTATCAATGATCTGGAAGATGCAATCAAAAAGAATGATTTTACAGAGGTAAACCAGCTTTTGCTGCAGCTTGGTAAAACTGCCTTTATCAACCACGAGAAGCCTACGCCGTTTGATGAAGCAGTGAGCTTGTGCTGGTTTCTTGAAAATGTATATTATGACGCAATCCCGTCCATCATGGTCAAGCTGATCAATGGACTGGGTATGAGCGTGCACGACTGGCCTTACCCGAATGTTTTCAGGCTGGGCTTCTGGCCGGGCGGTGATCGCGACGGTAACCCGTTTGTGAATCCTGAGATTACGCTCATGGTGGCTGACCGCCTTCGCGAAACGGTTTTGCGCGGCTACTATCGTGATCTCCGGACATTGAAACGCCGCCTTACTTTCAAAGGTGTCGACGAGGCTGTATCACTGGCCGAAAAGAAAATGAACAGTACGATTTTCGGTCCGTATGAAGAAGGTTACAACAATCCCGAAGAACTTATTGATGAGCTTCTGAAAGCGCGTGAAGTGCTTGTAAGCAAGCACCAGGGCTTATTCGTGGAGCTGCTGGATAGCTTTATTTTAAAATTAAACCTTTTCGGGTTTTTCTTTGCCAGCCTGGACATCCGCCAGGACAGCCGCAAGCATACCAAAGCCTGGGAGGACATTCTGAAAAGACTTGAAAAGAAGATTCCACTGCTTAAATACAGTGATTTTGAAGGATGGGACGAGGATAAAAAGATTGATCTCCTGCTGTCGCTCAACATTCCTTTGCGTGACGAGGACTACGAAGATCCACTTACCAAGGACATTCTGGGATCTATCCGGGCTATCAAAACCATTCAGGAGAAAAGCGGTGAAAATGGTGCCCACCGTTATGTGATCAGCAATAATACCTCTGCATTGAATGTCATGCAGGTAGTAGCGCTGGCCAAAAACCTGATCGCAGATGAAGATGGCAAACTTGCGCTGGACGTAGTGCCATTGTTTGAAACGGTGGATGACCTTGCCAATGCGCCTGACATTATGCGGCGTTTGTACCAGAATGACTACTACCGCACCCATGTACAAAACCGCGACAACCATCAGACGATCATGGTGGGGTTCTCGGACGGTACCAAGGATGGCGGGTATCTTCGTGCTAACTGGTCTATTTACCGTGCCAAGGAAGAGCTGACCAAGGTTTCAAGGGAGTTTGGTATTAAAGTGACCTTTTTTGACGGTCGTGGAGGGCCTCCGGCACGTGGTGGTGGTAACAACCATAATTTCTACTCATCACTCGGCTCTGATATTGAGGACAAGGAAATCCAGCTGACCGTGCAGGGGCAAACAATCAGCTCCAACTATGGTACTGTCACTACGGCGATGTACAATCTGGAAAGGCTGTTTACTGCCGGACTGGAAAACCACCTTTTCCGAGATAACAGGGTAGTGGATGAACTGGCCCCAGAAGACAAGGAACTGATCGAGGAAATGGCGGAAGCTGCATATAACTCATACCTCGACCTGAAAAGACATCCCAAGTTTGTCAAGTATCTGGACAAGAAAACACCGCTTCGTTTTTATGGTCAAACCAACATTGGCAGCCGGCCTACCAAGCGCGGCAATGACGATGAGGGACTGAAATTTGAAGATTTGCGCGCTATACCTTTTGTAGGTTCATGGGCGCAAATGAAGCAGAATGTGCCGGGCTTTTACGGTTTTGGTACAGCAATCAAACAAATGGCAGAGGCCGGCCGGAAAGATGCAATCGCACAGCTGTACCAGAAGTCGTTGTTTTTCCGCACCCTGATTGAAAACTCGATGCAGTCGCTCTCCAAAGCATTTTTCCCTGCTACCAAGTACCTGCGGGATGAGGAAGAGTACCGGGAGTTTTGGGATAAAATGTACGATGAGTTCCTGCTCACCCGCGACCAGCTTCTGGAAGTGTCGGGTCAGAAAGAACTGCTCGACAGCAATAATGTAACGAAGGTTTCTATCAAAACCAGGGAGCGCATTGTACTGCCGCTGATTACCATCCAGCAATATGCCCTGCAAATGCTTGCAGAAGATCCCAAAAACCTGCCGGTAGATGTGGAAACATACAATCAGCTGATCGTACGGGCCATGTTCGGGATCATCAATGCAGCCAGGAACTCGGCATAA
- a CDS encoding tyrosine-type recombinase/integrase, with translation MIGAFLEYLQFEKRSSAHTVKSYQTDLDQFSKYLLFQYDCAEPENAAPPMLRSWIASLMDEKMNPTSVNRKIATLHAYYRFLKKKNLLRNDPSKILSSLKTRKKLPAFVEEKSMELMFGQELFADDWQGVRDRTIMELLYGTGIRLSELVQLQTRDVDLKARTIRVFGKRAKERIVPLPALLVQLLTRYLEVRSPEEDTDTLIITDSGKEAYPVFVQRIVKKYLSAVTTLPQKSPHVLRHTYATHLLNRGADLNAIKELLGHANLAATQVYTHNSIEKLKKTHEQAHPKA, from the coding sequence ATGATAGGCGCATTCCTGGAATACCTTCAATTCGAAAAGCGGTCAAGCGCTCATACGGTAAAATCCTACCAGACCGACCTCGATCAATTCAGCAAGTACCTGCTTTTTCAGTACGATTGTGCCGAGCCCGAAAATGCGGCTCCACCCATGCTGCGTTCCTGGATTGCCAGTTTGATGGATGAAAAGATGAATCCGACATCTGTAAACAGGAAAATCGCTACGCTGCACGCATATTACCGATTTTTGAAAAAGAAAAACCTGCTCCGGAACGATCCCTCCAAGATACTGTCCTCCCTGAAAACGCGTAAAAAGCTGCCGGCATTCGTAGAGGAAAAGTCTATGGAGCTGATGTTCGGCCAGGAGCTTTTTGCCGACGACTGGCAAGGCGTGCGTGACCGGACGATCATGGAGCTGCTCTATGGTACGGGCATCAGGCTTTCGGAGCTGGTGCAGCTGCAAACCCGCGATGTAGACCTGAAAGCGCGTACGATTCGTGTTTTTGGAAAAAGGGCAAAGGAGCGCATTGTTCCGCTCCCGGCATTGCTGGTACAATTACTTACCCGTTATCTGGAAGTACGCTCGCCTGAGGAAGATACGGATACGCTTATTATTACCGACAGTGGAAAGGAAGCGTACCCGGTATTCGTACAAAGGATTGTTAAAAAGTACCTTTCCGCAGTGACTACGCTGCCCCAAAAAAGTCCGCACGTACTCAGGCATACCTATGCAACCCACCTGCTCAACCGGGGTGCCGACCTGAATGCAATCAAGGAATTGCTCGGACATGCCAATCTCGCGGCCACGCAGGTATATACCCACAACTCCATTGAAAAGCTCAAAAAAACGCATGAGCAGGCACATCCGAAAGCCTGA
- the rpsU gene encoding 30S ribosomal protein S21 — translation MLIINIKDNESIDRALKRYKKKFERTGTMRQLRARTAFEKPSVRRRFEILRAVYKEKTYGHLED, via the coding sequence ATGCTTATCATTAACATCAAAGACAACGAATCAATCGACCGCGCTCTTAAGCGTTACAAGAAAAAATTTGAAAGAACAGGTACTATGCGTCAGCTACGTGCCCGTACTGCTTTTGAAAAACCTTCTGTAAGACGTCGTTTTGAGATCTTGCGTGCGGTTTACAAAGAAAAAACCTACGGTCACCTGGAAGACTAG
- a CDS encoding Ppx/GppA phosphatase family protein — protein sequence MNSRLGIIDLGTNTFHLLIADKKDGIVVPVFQESRPARIGLGGINQRMITEEASARALGVLRFFREKLDEFQVSQDNTFAFGTSAVRNADNSDAFCAEMLHETGIRITVIDGNREAEYIYKGVRSGAAIGREPALIMDIGGGSVEFIIGNNAQIFWKQSFEIGGQRLIEKFMRNDPLSPADRRNLYNYFEESLIPLANAVHQYAPRKLVGSSGTFDTLVDIDFQHRTQNRAPREQTDFNLPLEEFYRAFSIIVSGNHDDRMQIPGMITLRADMIVVAVCLVDYVLKTHRISEIQVSSYALKEGVLAELFDL from the coding sequence ATGAATTCGAGACTGGGGATTATTGATTTAGGAACAAACACGTTTCACCTGCTGATTGCAGACAAAAAAGACGGGATTGTTGTACCTGTATTTCAGGAAAGCAGACCTGCACGCATCGGCCTCGGCGGGATCAACCAGCGGATGATCACCGAAGAAGCGTCCGCCAGGGCGCTGGGAGTACTCCGCTTCTTTCGCGAAAAACTTGACGAGTTCCAGGTTAGCCAGGATAACACTTTCGCATTCGGGACCAGTGCCGTCCGGAATGCGGACAACAGCGATGCTTTCTGCGCGGAGATGCTTCACGAAACCGGCATCCGCATTACTGTGATAGACGGAAACCGCGAGGCAGAATACATCTATAAGGGCGTCCGCTCCGGTGCAGCTATCGGCCGGGAACCGGCGCTGATCATGGATATAGGGGGCGGAAGTGTCGAATTTATCATAGGCAACAATGCACAGATCTTTTGGAAGCAGAGCTTTGAAATCGGCGGGCAGCGTCTTATTGAAAAGTTTATGCGCAATGACCCTCTGTCACCCGCCGATCGCCGGAACCTTTACAACTACTTCGAAGAGTCGCTGATCCCGCTCGCCAATGCAGTACACCAGTATGCGCCACGTAAGCTTGTAGGCTCCTCAGGCACATTTGACACCCTGGTTGATATTGATTTTCAACACCGTACCCAAAACCGGGCACCCCGGGAGCAAACCGACTTTAACCTTCCGCTCGAAGAATTCTACCGCGCATTCTCCATTATTGTAAGTGGAAATCATGATGACCGCATGCAAATTCCCGGCATGATCACACTGCGGGCAGATATGATTGTGGTAGCTGTGTGCCTGGTGGATTATGTGCTGAAAACCCACCGCATCTCCGAAATCCAGGTATCCTCCTATGCATTGAAAGAGGGCGTGCTTGCCGAACTGTTCGACCTTTAA